From a region of the Georgenia yuyongxinii genome:
- a CDS encoding DEAD/DEAH box helicase, translating into MTTPADERSPAARYAAARRRQRDERSELARFRQRLEFELDDFQVRGCQALEEGHGVLVAAPTGAGKTVVGEFAVHLGLATGRKTFYTTPIKALSNQKYLDLIAVHGNASVGLLTGDTTINGNAQVVVMTTEVLRNMLYAASPTLDGLGFVVMDEVHYLADRFRGPVWEEVIIHLDPAVQVVSLSATVSNAEEFGEWLTMVRGNTEVVVSEIRPVPLWQHMMVGSRLLDLYSAHVDPTEVRADPPLNPDLLEAIRRAQRTGSARDAPGRGSGHGGTGPRGGRSGRYHRGGGGRDAARFPGRVRRAPRPVVVERLDRDGLLPAIVFIFSRAGCEAAVHQTVAAGIRLTTAAEAATIREVVEASCAAVPPEDLAVLGYEAWAHALERGVAAHHAGLLPVFKETVEQLFAAGYVKVVYATETLALGINMPARSVVLESLVKWDGSAHVQLTPGEYTQLTGRAGRRGIDVEGHAVVLYSEEIDPVAVAGLASRRTYPLRSAFHPTYNMAVNLLGTLALDKAREVLETSFAQFQADRGVVGLARQARRHADAVAQYAEQMRCHLGDFIEYAELRRRIKAREGNLSRERSVVQRQQARGSMENLRRGTVIGYTRGRRPAHAVVLETIDGGFDGPQLRVLTDERQVRTLTTTELPHGVSRVGAVKVPKNFNPRNPAQRRDLASSLRNALAEGRLGDGGEVRPYQAGDHGPRAGSAAATDDELARLRAQLRAHPCHGCSEREEHARWAQRWERAVEEQEQLLDKIHRRTGSIAEDFDRVCAVLGELGYLTGGGAGAAGEPPLREVTDDGRWLARVYAEKDLVLAECLRRRAWDQLTPAELAAVVSTTVYEARTPEQRGPGPVPGGRNGRLGQALVETAGIGDRLAELERLHGLPVTAPVDMGLVGAVHLWASGAPLADALDAAELGAGDFVRWCKQVLDVLDQLATAAPNDRTARRAHEAMGLVRRGVVAWSNV; encoded by the coding sequence ATGACGACCCCGGCTGACGAGCGCTCCCCGGCCGCCCGGTACGCCGCCGCCCGCCGCCGGCAGCGCGACGAGCGGAGCGAGCTGGCCCGGTTCCGCCAGCGGCTCGAGTTCGAGCTCGACGACTTCCAGGTGCGCGGTTGCCAGGCGCTGGAGGAAGGCCACGGCGTGCTCGTGGCCGCACCCACCGGCGCCGGCAAGACCGTGGTGGGAGAGTTCGCCGTCCACCTCGGCCTGGCCACGGGGCGCAAGACCTTTTACACCACCCCGATCAAGGCGCTGAGCAACCAGAAGTACCTCGACCTCATCGCGGTGCACGGCAACGCCAGCGTCGGCCTGCTGACCGGGGACACCACCATCAACGGCAACGCCCAGGTGGTGGTGATGACGACCGAGGTGCTGCGCAACATGCTCTACGCCGCCTCGCCCACGCTCGACGGGCTCGGCTTCGTGGTGATGGACGAGGTGCACTACCTCGCCGACCGGTTCCGCGGGCCGGTGTGGGAGGAGGTCATCATCCACCTCGACCCGGCGGTCCAGGTGGTCTCCCTCTCCGCGACGGTGTCCAACGCCGAGGAGTTCGGCGAGTGGCTGACGATGGTGCGGGGCAACACCGAGGTGGTCGTCTCGGAGATCCGTCCCGTGCCGCTGTGGCAGCACATGATGGTGGGCAGCCGGCTGCTCGACCTGTACTCCGCCCATGTGGATCCGACCGAGGTGCGGGCCGACCCGCCGCTGAACCCCGACCTGCTCGAGGCCATCCGGCGCGCCCAGCGCACCGGGAGCGCCCGCGACGCGCCCGGCCGAGGCTCGGGTCATGGCGGGACGGGGCCTCGGGGTGGCCGGTCGGGCCGCTACCACCGCGGCGGCGGTGGCCGCGACGCGGCCCGGTTCCCCGGACGGGTGCGCCGGGCGCCGCGCCCGGTGGTCGTCGAGCGGCTGGACCGGGACGGACTTCTGCCGGCGATCGTCTTTATCTTCTCCCGGGCCGGGTGTGAGGCGGCCGTGCACCAGACCGTTGCCGCCGGCATCCGGCTCACCACGGCGGCGGAGGCCGCCACCATCCGCGAGGTGGTGGAGGCCTCCTGCGCGGCCGTGCCTCCCGAGGACCTGGCCGTGCTGGGTTATGAGGCGTGGGCCCACGCCCTGGAGCGTGGCGTCGCCGCCCACCATGCCGGGCTCCTGCCGGTGTTCAAGGAGACCGTCGAGCAGCTCTTCGCCGCCGGGTACGTCAAGGTCGTCTACGCGACCGAGACCCTCGCGCTCGGGATCAACATGCCCGCCCGATCCGTGGTGCTGGAGTCGCTGGTGAAGTGGGACGGCAGCGCCCACGTCCAGCTGACGCCGGGGGAGTACACCCAGCTCACCGGTCGCGCCGGGCGGCGCGGCATCGACGTCGAGGGCCACGCGGTGGTGCTGTACTCCGAGGAGATCGACCCCGTCGCGGTCGCCGGGCTCGCCTCGCGTCGCACCTACCCGCTGCGGTCGGCGTTCCACCCCACGTACAACATGGCCGTGAACCTGCTCGGCACCCTGGCGCTGGACAAGGCCCGGGAGGTTCTCGAGACCTCCTTCGCCCAGTTCCAGGCTGACCGCGGCGTCGTCGGTCTCGCCCGGCAGGCCCGCCGACATGCCGACGCCGTGGCGCAGTACGCCGAGCAGATGCGCTGCCACCTGGGCGACTTCATCGAGTACGCCGAGCTGCGCCGTCGGATCAAGGCCCGCGAGGGCAACCTCTCCCGCGAGCGGTCCGTCGTCCAGCGCCAGCAGGCGCGGGGCTCCATGGAAAACCTGCGACGGGGGACGGTGATCGGATACACCCGCGGCCGGCGGCCGGCCCACGCCGTCGTGCTGGAGACGATCGACGGCGGCTTCGACGGCCCCCAGCTGCGGGTCCTCACCGACGAGCGGCAGGTGCGCACCCTGACCACCACCGAGCTGCCGCACGGGGTCAGCCGGGTGGGCGCCGTGAAGGTGCCGAAGAACTTCAACCCCCGCAACCCCGCCCAGCGGCGCGACCTCGCCTCCTCCCTGCGCAACGCGCTCGCCGAGGGGCGCCTCGGCGACGGGGGTGAGGTGCGCCCCTACCAGGCGGGCGACCACGGCCCGCGTGCCGGATCCGCCGCGGCCACGGACGACGAGCTCGCCCGGCTGCGGGCCCAGCTGCGCGCGCACCCGTGCCACGGCTGCTCCGAGCGCGAGGAACACGCCCGGTGGGCGCAGCGCTGGGAGCGGGCCGTCGAGGAGCAGGAGCAGCTGCTCGACAAGATCCACCGGCGCACCGGCTCCATCGCCGAGGACTTCGACCGGGTCTGCGCCGTGCTCGGGGAGCTGGGGTACCTCACAGGCGGGGGGGCGGGCGCGGCGGGGGAGCCGCCGCTGCGGGAGGTCACCGACGACGGCCGATGGTTGGCCCGCGTCTATGCGGAGAAGGACCTGGTGCTCGCGGAGTGCCTGCGGCGCCGCGCGTGGGACCAGCTGACGCCGGCCGAGCTCGCGGCGGTGGTCTCGACCACCGTGTACGAGGCACGCACCCCGGAGCAGCGCGGCCCGGGCCCCGTGCCCGGCGGCCGGAACGGCCGCCTCGGCCAGGCCCTGGTCGAGACGGCCGGGATCGGCGACCGGCTCGCCGAGCTCGAGCGGCTCCACGGCCTGCCCGTGACCGCCCCGGTGGACATGGGGCTCGTCGGCGCCGTCCACCTGTGGGCGTCCGGCGCGCCCCTGGCGGACGCGCTCGACGCGGCCGAGCTCGGCGCCGGCGACTTCGTGCGCTGGTGCAAGCAGGTCCTGGACGTCCTCGACCAGCTCGCCACCGCCGCGCCCAACGACCGGACCGCCCGCCGCGCGCACGAGGCCATGGGCCTGGTGCGGCGCGGGGTGGTGGCGTGGTCCAACGTGTGA
- a CDS encoding diacylglycerol/lipid kinase family protein: MTGEDGRPRTGRVGVVVNPTAGKGRGARAAEAVRAGLSRAGLTALDLSGPDADTAEARARTGLVQGLDALVVVGGDGMVHLGVNVVAGTGVPLGIVAVGSGNDVARDLALPVHDVAASVALIVAALGHGDRTAADGRAGGAADGVPGVRTLDAVAVSRPGGPVEHWYMAVLSCGIDAAVNDRANRMTWPAGAGRYVRALMVELAAFEPFGYRVTMDGQVWQGDGTLVAVANTPCFGGGMRIAPDAVPDDGLLDVLIADGLTRTELMRLFPRVYKGTHLNHPAVRVHRARSVLIEPAARYGAAPPVAFADGERLDALPLQCDLHPGAAQVLARTLEE; encoded by the coding sequence GTGACGGGAGAGGACGGACGCCCCCGCACCGGCCGGGTGGGCGTGGTCGTCAACCCCACCGCGGGGAAGGGGCGGGGCGCGCGGGCAGCCGAGGCGGTGCGCGCCGGCCTGTCCCGCGCCGGCCTGACGGCCCTCGACCTCTCCGGCCCCGACGCCGACACCGCCGAGGCCCGGGCACGCACCGGCCTGGTGCAGGGTCTGGACGCCCTCGTCGTCGTCGGTGGCGACGGCATGGTGCACCTGGGCGTCAACGTGGTGGCCGGCACCGGCGTGCCGCTCGGCATCGTCGCGGTCGGCTCCGGCAACGACGTCGCACGGGACCTCGCCCTGCCTGTGCACGACGTCGCCGCCTCGGTGGCACTCATCGTCGCCGCACTGGGGCACGGGGATCGCACCGCCGCGGACGGAAGGGCGGGGGGCGCCGCTGACGGCGTGCCGGGGGTTCGCACGTTGGACGCCGTCGCCGTCTCCCGGCCGGGCGGTCCCGTGGAGCACTGGTACATGGCGGTGCTGTCCTGCGGCATCGACGCCGCCGTCAACGACCGCGCCAACAGGATGACGTGGCCCGCCGGTGCGGGCCGGTACGTGCGCGCACTCATGGTTGAGCTCGCGGCGTTCGAGCCCTTCGGGTACCGCGTCACGATGGACGGGCAGGTCTGGCAGGGCGACGGGACCCTGGTCGCCGTCGCCAACACCCCCTGCTTCGGCGGCGGCATGCGCATCGCCCCGGACGCCGTGCCCGACGACGGCCTGCTGGACGTGCTGATCGCCGACGGGCTCACCCGCACCGAGCTGATGCGCCTTTTCCCCCGCGTCTACAAGGGCACCCACCTGAATCACCCCGCGGTGCGGGTGCACCGCGCACGCAGCGTCCTCATCGAGCCGGCCGCCCGGTACGGCGCCGCGCCCCCGGTCGCGTTCGCCGACGGCGAGCGGCTCGACGCCCTGCCGCTGCAGTGCGATCTCCATCCGGGCGCCGCCCAGGTCCTGGCACGTACGCTCGAGGAATGA
- the tatC gene encoding twin-arginine translocase subunit TatC yields MSATDRAHSRKKNPEGRMPLGDHLRELRRRVMWAALGIIVGAVVGWLLYDPLLGAMTAPLEVITEQGREAALNFGTVGSAFDLKVQVSIFLGLFISSPWWIGQLWMFVTPGLTRRERLYSLSFIISGALLFVAGGTMAWWVLPHAVEILTSFTPTMALNLMDARTYFTFFMRVILAFGVAFLLPVIMVGLNFLGVVSGRTYLKAWRWAVIGAFVFAAFANPLPDAWSMIAMAAPICALYFGAVGISFLRDRRVAKRRAAQDAADAAAGL; encoded by the coding sequence GTGAGCGCGACGGACCGCGCACACTCCCGCAAGAAGAACCCCGAGGGGCGCATGCCCCTGGGCGACCACCTGCGCGAGCTGCGCAGACGGGTGATGTGGGCGGCGCTGGGCATCATCGTCGGCGCCGTCGTCGGGTGGCTGTTGTACGACCCACTGCTCGGCGCGATGACCGCGCCTCTGGAGGTCATCACCGAGCAGGGCCGTGAGGCCGCGCTGAACTTCGGCACGGTGGGGTCCGCCTTCGACCTCAAGGTGCAGGTCTCGATCTTCCTCGGCCTGTTCATCTCCAGCCCGTGGTGGATCGGCCAGCTCTGGATGTTCGTGACCCCGGGACTGACGCGCCGGGAGCGGCTCTACTCGCTCTCCTTCATCATCTCCGGCGCGCTGCTCTTCGTGGCCGGGGGCACGATGGCGTGGTGGGTGCTGCCGCACGCGGTGGAGATCCTCACCTCGTTCACGCCCACCATGGCGTTGAACCTCATGGACGCGCGCACCTACTTCACCTTCTTCATGCGGGTGATCCTGGCGTTCGGCGTCGCCTTCCTGCTGCCCGTGATCATGGTCGGCCTGAACTTCCTCGGCGTGGTCTCCGGGCGGACCTATCTCAAGGCGTGGCGCTGGGCGGTGATCGGCGCCTTCGTGTTTGCCGCGTTCGCCAACCCGCTGCCCGACGCGTGGTCGATGATCGCGATGGCCGCGCCGATCTGCGCGCTGTACTTCGGGGCGGTCGGCATCAGCTTCCTGCGCGACCGTCGGGTCGCCAAGCGCCGCGCGGCTCAGGACGCCGCCGACGCGGCCGCCGGCCTGTGA
- the tatA gene encoding twin-arginine translocase TatA/TatE family subunit — translation MFRNGLQPTHIIILLLVILLIFGASKLPDIAKSIGQSLKVFKKEVKELREDDDGASSYTATGGQPPQTAYPPYPGAQVPPAGVPQAGQPVGYPQAGQPVGYPQAEQPVGYPQPGQPAAYPQAAQPGVYPPPVQDPHTGQAPQQPGQNPPPQP, via the coding sequence ATGTTCCGCAACGGCCTGCAGCCCACGCACATCATCATCTTGCTGCTTGTGATCCTGCTGATCTTCGGTGCGTCGAAGCTCCCGGACATCGCGAAGAGCATCGGGCAGTCGCTCAAGGTCTTCAAGAAGGAGGTCAAGGAGCTGCGCGAGGACGACGACGGCGCGTCCTCCTACACCGCCACCGGTGGCCAGCCCCCGCAGACCGCTTACCCGCCTTACCCGGGCGCGCAGGTGCCCCCGGCCGGTGTACCGCAGGCCGGGCAGCCGGTTGGCTACCCGCAGGCCGGGCAGCCGGTTGGCTACCCGCAGGCCGAGCAGCCGGTTGGTTACCCGCAGCCCGGGCAGCCGGCCGCCTACCCGCAGGCCGCGCAGCCGGGTGTCTACCCGCCGCCGGTGCAGGACCCCCACACCGGCCAGGCACCCCAGCAGCCGGGTCAGAACCCGCCGCCGCAGCCCTGA
- a CDS encoding helix-turn-helix transcriptional regulator, producing MAETTADRVTRLLALVTYLHDHPGAPVPDVAAHFGTTEAQVLADVNLLWVAGTPGYFPDDLIDFSAEAMDHGELTLTDARGMDRPLRLSPAEALSLLVALRSLRELVASGVAASPDALESAIAKLAGATGDAASQAAAVQVRVSAEVPVGTLTAVRRSLAERRRLRLRYVSAADVVTDREVDPVELRSDGASWSLRAWCHRAQGPRTFRLDRILDVDVLTTPAADHPDLIEPQPWEEGRELTLELTSQARWVAEHTPVEEVEDLPDGALRVRLLVGDAAWLSNLVLSLGPAVRSVQPPEAAHDAAVRARAALAAYEHLS from the coding sequence GTGGCTGAGACCACCGCCGACCGCGTCACCCGGCTGCTCGCCCTGGTGACCTACCTGCACGACCATCCCGGCGCCCCGGTGCCCGACGTCGCGGCCCACTTCGGCACCACCGAGGCGCAGGTGCTCGCGGACGTGAACCTGCTGTGGGTCGCCGGCACGCCCGGGTACTTCCCCGACGACCTCATCGACTTCTCCGCCGAGGCGATGGACCACGGCGAGCTGACGCTGACCGACGCCCGCGGGATGGACCGCCCGCTGCGGCTGAGCCCCGCCGAGGCGCTCTCGCTCCTGGTCGCGCTGCGGTCGCTGCGTGAGCTCGTCGCGAGCGGAGTCGCAGCGTCGCCGGACGCCCTGGAGAGCGCCATCGCCAAGCTCGCCGGGGCCACCGGCGACGCCGCGTCCCAGGCCGCCGCCGTGCAGGTCCGTGTCAGCGCCGAGGTACCGGTCGGCACGCTCACGGCGGTGCGGCGCTCGCTGGCCGAGCGCCGGAGGCTACGGCTGCGGTACGTCTCCGCCGCCGACGTGGTCACCGACCGGGAGGTCGACCCCGTGGAGCTGCGCTCCGACGGCGCGTCCTGGTCCCTGCGGGCCTGGTGCCACCGCGCCCAGGGACCGCGTACCTTCCGGCTCGACCGGATCCTCGACGTCGACGTCCTCACCACCCCGGCCGCAGACCACCCTGACCTCATCGAGCCCCAGCCGTGGGAGGAGGGCCGCGAGCTCACCCTCGAGCTCACCTCCCAGGCGCGGTGGGTGGCCGAGCACACCCCGGTGGAGGAGGTCGAGGACCTACCCGACGGCGCCCTGCGGGTGCGCCTGCTCGTGGGTGACGCCGCCTGGCTCAGCAACCTGGTGCTCTCCCTGGGCCCGGCCGTGCGGTCGGTCCAGCCGCCGGAGGCCGCCCACGACGCCGCGGTACGGGCCCGTGCCGCGCTCGCCGCCTACGAGCACCTATCCTGA
- a CDS encoding helix-turn-helix transcriptional regulator has protein sequence MAQRVEAAERLLDLVIALTHTPRWMSKRQIRERVNGYADAVSDEAFERMFERDKDLLREMGVPIVVEHGVVHEDDVGYRVDTAGYTLPPVAFTPEEAGVLSLAAELWQDASLRAFASRGVTKLRAVGLAPDPGAHAGLALRVRGPEAAFAPLLEAIDARQAVTFTYRAASTGETARRTVQPWRILSRDRGWYLVGLDVDRAAPRAFRLSRITGRVRATGAPGAFTVPADTDVESLLERARPRSGTARLAVLPDRAAALRTRALPGAAGADPAGKSSADGPRPAAALTDRDVIEVPYADLEAFSEEVATYAEAVLVLAPAELRAAVLGRLRAVAALDEVTARG, from the coding sequence GTGGCACAGCGCGTGGAGGCGGCCGAACGGCTGCTCGACCTGGTGATCGCGCTGACGCACACCCCGAGGTGGATGAGCAAGCGCCAGATCCGCGAGCGGGTCAACGGGTACGCCGACGCCGTGAGCGACGAGGCCTTCGAGCGGATGTTCGAGCGCGACAAGGACCTGCTGCGGGAGATGGGGGTGCCGATCGTCGTCGAGCACGGCGTCGTGCACGAGGACGACGTCGGCTACCGCGTCGACACCGCCGGCTACACCCTGCCCCCGGTCGCCTTCACGCCCGAGGAGGCAGGCGTGCTCTCCCTGGCGGCCGAGCTCTGGCAGGACGCCTCGCTGCGCGCGTTCGCCTCGCGTGGCGTGACGAAGCTGCGCGCCGTCGGCCTCGCGCCCGACCCGGGCGCCCACGCGGGCCTCGCGCTACGCGTGCGCGGGCCCGAGGCCGCCTTCGCCCCGCTGCTCGAGGCGATCGACGCCCGCCAGGCGGTGACGTTCACCTACCGGGCGGCGAGCACGGGGGAGACGGCCCGACGCACCGTCCAGCCGTGGCGCATCCTCAGCCGCGACCGCGGCTGGTACCTCGTGGGCCTGGACGTCGACCGCGCGGCGCCCCGCGCGTTCCGCCTCTCACGCATCACTGGACGCGTCCGGGCCACCGGCGCGCCCGGCGCCTTCACGGTCCCGGCGGACACCGACGTCGAGAGCCTCCTCGAGCGCGCACGGCCCCGCTCCGGCACCGCCCGCCTGGCCGTGCTGCCCGATCGGGCGGCCGCCCTGCGCACCCGCGCACTGCCCGGTGCAGCAGGTGCGGACCCGGCGGGGAAGAGCTCTGCCGATGGGCCTCGGCCCGCTGCTGCCCTCACCGACCGCGACGTCATCGAGGTGCCCTACGCGGACCTGGAGGCCTTCTCGGAGGAGGTCGCCACCTACGCCGAGGCGGTGCTCGTCCTGGCCCCGGCGGAGCTGCGTGCCGCGGTCCTTGGCCGGCTACGTGCCGTAGCGGCGCTGGACGAGGTGACCGCCCGTGGCTGA
- a CDS encoding LysE/ArgO family amino acid transporter, translating into MPAALPGLLTGLSLIVAIGAQNAYVLKQGLTRHHVGLVVAICAVSDALLITVGVSGVGALVQDHPTAMTVLRWVGGAYLAAYGVRSLWKARRPQALNPLEGGGAGRRTVVATTLALTYLNPHVYLDTVLMLGSIANQHGEARWWFAAGAVAGSFLWFTTLGFGARAASRVMSRPATWRVLDLVIGVVMIALAVRLLRG; encoded by the coding sequence GTGCCCGCCGCCCTCCCCGGCCTCCTGACCGGCCTCTCGCTCATCGTCGCGATCGGCGCCCAGAACGCCTACGTTCTCAAGCAGGGACTGACCCGCCACCACGTCGGCCTCGTCGTGGCGATCTGCGCCGTCTCGGACGCGCTCCTCATCACGGTCGGGGTGAGCGGCGTCGGTGCGCTCGTGCAGGACCACCCGACGGCGATGACGGTGCTGCGCTGGGTCGGTGGGGCGTACCTCGCCGCATACGGCGTGCGGTCGCTGTGGAAGGCCCGGCGGCCGCAGGCCCTGAACCCGCTGGAGGGCGGCGGGGCAGGGCGCCGGACGGTCGTGGCGACCACCCTCGCGCTGACCTACCTCAACCCCCACGTCTACCTCGACACGGTGCTCATGCTTGGCTCCATCGCTAACCAGCACGGCGAGGCGCGCTGGTGGTTCGCCGCCGGCGCCGTGGCCGGCAGCTTCTTGTGGTTCACCACCCTGGGGTTCGGTGCCCGCGCCGCCTCGCGCGTCATGAGCCGTCCGGCCACCTGGCGGGTGCTCGATCTCGTCATCGGGGTCGTCATGATCGCGCTCGCCGTGCGGCTGCTGCGTGGATGA
- a CDS encoding LysR family transcriptional regulator ArgP yields the protein MQVRPEQLAALVAIVDEGTFEAAARRLSVTPSAISQRIRALETQVGQVLLVRTTPSRTTEAGGVLLRLARQQQVLEHEALAALSTGDAGEAATAGTMDLAVAVNADSLATWFAEVLSTCASWGDVTVRLHVEDEGHSAALLRTGEVLGAVTSDPVAVQGCSVERLGTMRYLPVATPELARRWTKGRGTDWARMPVVRFNAKDDLQHKVLAAHGVTGTPPTHIVPTSQGFLAAVRAGLGWGAVPEAQLGDDLETGRLTRLSSRDRVDVPLYWQCWRMRSQSVERITEAVRVAAASLHR from the coding sequence ATGCAGGTCCGACCCGAGCAGCTCGCCGCACTGGTGGCCATCGTGGACGAGGGCACGTTCGAGGCGGCAGCGCGGCGGCTGTCCGTGACGCCGTCGGCGATCAGCCAGCGCATCCGCGCGCTCGAGACCCAGGTGGGCCAGGTGCTCCTGGTGCGGACGACGCCGAGCCGGACTACCGAGGCGGGCGGCGTGCTGCTCCGCCTGGCGCGTCAGCAGCAGGTCCTCGAGCACGAGGCACTGGCCGCGCTGTCAACCGGGGACGCCGGCGAGGCCGCCACCGCCGGGACCATGGACCTGGCGGTGGCGGTCAACGCCGACTCGCTCGCGACGTGGTTCGCGGAGGTCCTCAGCACGTGCGCTTCGTGGGGTGACGTGACCGTGCGGCTGCACGTCGAGGACGAGGGCCACTCCGCGGCGCTCCTGCGCACCGGGGAGGTCCTGGGAGCGGTCACGTCCGACCCCGTCGCGGTGCAGGGCTGCTCGGTGGAACGGCTCGGGACCATGCGCTACCTCCCGGTCGCGACGCCGGAGCTCGCCCGGCGCTGGACGAAGGGACGAGGCACGGACTGGGCGCGGATGCCGGTCGTGCGGTTCAACGCCAAGGACGACCTGCAGCACAAGGTGCTCGCCGCCCACGGGGTCACGGGCACGCCACCGACCCACATCGTCCCCACTTCGCAAGGATTCCTCGCTGCCGTGCGGGCGGGGCTGGGGTGGGGTGCGGTGCCCGAGGCACAGCTCGGCGACGACCTCGAGACCGGTCGCCTGACACGGCTCAGCAGCCGCGACCGCGTCGACGTCCCGCTGTACTGGCAGTGCTGGCGCATGCGCTCCCAGAGCGTGGAGCGCATCACGGAGGCCGTGCGGGTCGCGGCGGCGTCCCTGCACCGCTGA
- a CDS encoding FMN-binding negative transcriptional regulator: MRHTPHFLLEDVAEVKRLIRENPWATLVSHTAAGLVASHYPVVLEDGPAGEISIVSHVGRPDEVAHELGAGEVLVIIQGPHGYVSPSWYPEGDLVPTWNHVTAHLWGTPEILSAEENYAVLEALVDLFEQRMPRPRSLRMDEDQSRRIATGTVGLRLRVTRFDARAKLSQNKPADVVARIIEELETDRPYANAALAGEMRRFHGG, translated from the coding sequence GTGCGGCACACACCCCACTTCCTGCTGGAGGACGTCGCCGAGGTCAAGCGGCTCATCCGGGAGAACCCATGGGCGACGCTGGTGAGCCACACCGCCGCGGGCCTCGTGGCCAGCCACTACCCGGTGGTGCTCGAGGACGGTCCGGCGGGCGAGATCAGCATCGTCAGCCATGTCGGCCGGCCCGACGAGGTGGCGCACGAGCTCGGCGCGGGCGAGGTGCTTGTGATCATCCAGGGGCCGCACGGCTACGTCTCCCCGAGCTGGTACCCCGAGGGTGACCTCGTGCCCACCTGGAACCACGTCACGGCGCACCTGTGGGGCACACCGGAGATTCTCTCGGCCGAGGAGAACTACGCGGTCCTCGAGGCCCTGGTCGACCTGTTCGAGCAGCGGATGCCGCGGCCGCGGAGCCTGCGCATGGACGAGGACCAGAGCCGGCGCATCGCCACGGGCACGGTCGGGCTGCGGCTCCGGGTGACCCGGTTCGACGCGCGGGCGAAGCTGAGCCAGAACAAACCCGCCGACGTCGTCGCCCGCATCATCGAAGAGCTCGAGACGGACCGGCCGTACGCGAACGCCGCGCTCGCAGGCGAGATGCGGCGGTTCCACGGCGGCTGA
- a CDS encoding ATP-dependent DNA ligase, with the protein MDLPVMPPVAPMLAKSVPEVPDLGHTEPKWDGFRTIVFRDGDEVVLGSRNERPMTRYFPELIESIKANTPARCVIDGEIILVTGDRLDFDALQQRIHPAASRVKLLAEQTPVSFVGFDLLALDDDDLMRRPFRERRALLLEALDDAADPIFPTPATTDLAQALQWFETFEGAGLDGVVAKPLDSTYQPNKRAMYKIKHERTADCVVAGFRWHKTGGVVGSLLLGLYTEDGQLQHVGVTASFPMARRKSLLDELAPYRDVDLADHPWGAWADQEAHPQNRLPGAVSRWNATKDLSFVPLRPELVVEVAYDHMEGNRFRHIPRYRRWRPDRDPRSCTYDQLEEPVSYRLSDILPRR; encoded by the coding sequence ATGGACCTGCCCGTCATGCCACCGGTCGCGCCCATGCTGGCCAAGTCGGTCCCCGAGGTCCCCGACCTCGGCCACACCGAGCCCAAGTGGGACGGGTTCCGCACCATCGTCTTCCGCGACGGCGACGAGGTGGTCCTCGGCAGCCGCAACGAACGGCCCATGACCCGGTACTTCCCCGAGCTGATCGAGTCGATCAAGGCCAACACCCCGGCGCGCTGCGTCATCGACGGCGAGATCATCCTGGTCACCGGTGACCGGCTCGACTTCGACGCCCTGCAGCAGCGGATCCACCCGGCCGCGAGCCGCGTCAAGCTGCTCGCCGAGCAAACCCCGGTCTCCTTCGTCGGCTTCGACCTCCTCGCGCTCGACGACGACGACCTCATGCGCAGGCCGTTCCGTGAGCGCCGCGCGCTCCTCCTCGAGGCCCTCGACGACGCCGCCGACCCGATCTTCCCCACGCCGGCCACCACGGACCTCGCCCAGGCCCTGCAGTGGTTCGAGACCTTCGAGGGCGCGGGGCTCGACGGCGTCGTCGCCAAGCCGCTGGACAGCACCTACCAGCCGAACAAGCGTGCGATGTACAAGATCAAGCACGAACGCACCGCGGACTGCGTGGTCGCCGGCTTCCGCTGGCACAAGACCGGCGGCGTGGTCGGCTCGCTGCTGCTGGGGCTGTACACCGAGGACGGGCAGCTCCAGCACGTGGGCGTGACGGCGTCCTTCCCGATGGCCCGGCGCAAGAGCCTGCTCGACGAGCTGGCGCCCTACCGGGACGTGGACCTCGCCGACCACCCGTGGGGTGCCTGGGCCGACCAGGAGGCCCACCCGCAGAACCGGCTGCCCGGTGCTGTGAGCCGGTGGAACGCGACCAAGGACCTCTCCTTCGTCCCGCTGCGCCCCGAGCTCGTGGTCGAGGTCGCCTACGACCACATGGAGGGCAACCGGTTCCGGCACATCCCCCGGTACCGGCGCTGGCGCCCCGACCGCGACCCACGGTCCTGCACCTACGACCAGCTCGAGGAGCCGGTCAGCTACAGGCTCTCCGACATCCTTCCGCGCCGCTGA